From the Parafrankia irregularis genome, the window GTCCGCCTCAACGTCGAGGGCACCGGCAAGGTCTGCGAGGCGGCCCGGCACGCCGGTGTCAGGCGCGTCATCTTCGCCAGCACCGTCTGGGTCTACGGAGCCGCGGCCGACCCCGTCGACCTGGCCGACGTCTCGGACCCGTCAGGCGGCCGAATCCCGCCGCCCTCGCCGCATTCCGACGGCCCGGAACCCGACCCGCTCACCGAGGACGCCCAGATCGTGCTCGCCCGCGCCGGGCATGTCTACACCTCGACCAAGCTGGCGGCCGAACTGCTGCTGCAGAGCTATCTGCAGACCTACGGGCTCGCGTTCACGATCCTGCGGTACGGCATCCCCTACGGCCCCGGTATGCGCGACGAGCTGGTCCTCGCCAGATTCGTCAACAACGCGATGGCCGGCCGCCCGCTGACCGTCGCGGGTGACGGCAGGCAGTTCCGGAAGTACGTCTACGTTCGTGATCTCGCGGATGCGCACGTGCTCGCGCTCGCGGATGCCGCGGAGAACACGACGATCGCGCTCGAGGGCAACGAGCGGGTGAGTGTGCTGGAGATGGCGCAGGCCGTCCAGGCGTACTTCCCGTCGGTGGCGATCGAGCGCATTCCCGCCCGGCCGGGGGACTTCCGTGGCCGGGAGATCTCCGCGCAACGTGCGGCGGACCTTCTCGGCTGGCGGCCGACAACGCCGTTCCGGGACGGGGTTCGGCAGTACATCGAGTGGTATCAGGCAAACCGGCAGCCACCTGCGGCGGCTGCGCCATCCGTCGGGGATCTCGGCGTCTCCGCGGCCTCATCGGAGTGAGCGTGACGAAGATGGACGAGATCAGCGGAACTGTGAACGAGACCCTTGCGGAAAGCGGGGCCGAGTCGCGGAGAGGCAACGTGCTGTTGCTCTCCGGCTCACTTGGAATGGGCCACGACGTGATGGCGGAGGCCTGCACGACCTCGCTGGAACGCCGCGGGTTCACCACCCGCACGGCGGACAGCCTGCGGATGACCGATGGCCGTAACGGTGCGCTGGGGCAGAACGTCTTCCGTGGCCTGATCGCCATTCCCGGTGTCTACGACGCGCTACATTTCTCCCAGCTCCGCACCGGAGGCCGCGTGGCCCGCGCGATCGAGCAGACGTCCAGCAGGTTTCTGGTGCCGCGCCTGCGTGAGGACCTGCAGGCCCAGCCGGTGGACATGGTCATCTCGATTTTCGCCTCCGCGGCGGCGGCGGTCAGCCGGCTCAAGCCGGAGTTCCCGGGCCTGGTTACCGCTGTGTTCTCCTCCGACTGCTGCGTGCACCGGATCTGGGTTCAGGAGAACACCGACCTGTTCCTCGTGACATCCCAGACGGCTGCCCGCTACGTGCGCAGGTTCTCGCCGCAGGCGCGGGTCGCCGTGGTGCCGACACCGGTGCGGACGCCCTTCTACGACCCGCCGACCCAGGAGGAGGCCCGGGGCAGTCTCGGTATTCCGCTGGAGAGCCGGTGCGTGCTGCTCATGTCCGGTTCCTGGGGCCTGGGCCCGCTGGTGGAGGCGGCCGAGGCGCTTGCCGCCGCCGGTGTCTGGGTCCTCGCGGTCGCCGGGCGTAACGAGAAGCTCGCCGGCCAGCTCGCCGCGCTCGCGGAACGCGACCACCGGGTGATCCCGTTTGGATTTACCAACCGCATTCCTGAACTGATGGCTGCCAGTAATCTTGTGGTCACCTCTTCGGGAGACACTTGCAGTGAGGCCCGTGTGATCGGGCGCGATCTGCTGCTGATGGACGTCGTGCCCGGGCACGGGCGGGACAACCTCCAGAAGGAGCTCGACCGCGGTCACGCCGAGGTGACGAGTACGGATTCGCTGTCCCTGACCCGGTCGGCGTTGGCCTGCCTGGATCGGGTCAAGCCGCCCTCGGAGCGCGTTGTCGGCACCCCCCAGGCGTGGGAGCAGGCATTCGGTGCGGCTCTTGCACAGGTGGGCCTGGGCGCCAACTGGTGAGGCAGCGAGTTACCCGAGTCGGGGTGACCTACCCCGGCTCGGATGCCGTCATAGGCGGATGGGACGCTGCGGGGGTGAGCCGAGCATGAACACGGCGCTCGTTGTCGGGCTGCCCACAACCGTCGTCTCCGCGGCCCTGTATGGGGTCGCTCCGCTGATTCAGGCGATGGCCGCGCGCAGGGAGGAGGCCGGAACCGGGCTTGGCCTGGGGCTTCTTGCGCGTCTCGCGACCCGTCCGCTGTGGCTGGTCGGCCTTGCCGTCGAGGCAGGGTCGTTCCTGCTGGAGGTCTACGCGCTGTCTGTGGCACCGGTCGCCCTGGTGGCGCCGGTCATGGCGCTCGACATGATCGTGTTCACCCTGCTGGCCCGCCGGCTTCTGGGGGAGCACATCAGCCGAGGCGGCTGGAGCGGGGTGGGCCTTATGGTGGTCGGCGTCGTGCTGCTGGCCTACGCGTTCCAGCATCACGCCGAGGTCGGAAGTCCCGCGGGCAATGATGTGCTGCTCGCGTTCCTGGTGCTGGGGTTGATCTTCTCGTTGCTGTGTGCCTTCGGCGCGAACCTGGCCTCCGCCCGACAACAGATCGCGGGCGCGGCGCTGGGCTTCGGGCTGGCGGCCGGGGTCAGCTACGCCATCGCGACGTTGGCCACCCGGCAGATCGGCCTGGCGGTGAACGAACGCCGCAACGGTGACTCCACGTTGATCGATCTGCTGTCGACGCCCACGCCGTATCTCCTGGTGCTCTTCTCCGTGCTGGCGCTCGGGCTGGAGCAACGAGGCCTGCAGGGGCGTGCCGCGGTGATCGCCTTTCCGGTGACCAGCGGGGTCTCGGCCTTTCTACCGGTGACGCTCGGGCTGACCCTGTTCGACGAGCCCGCGCCGGACGGCCCGCGCCTGATCGCGTTCGTCATCTCGCTGGTCCTGGTCGCGGCTGGTATCGCCGCGCTCGGCCGGGACCGCTCGGCTGCCAACCGGTCGATCGAGGATGAGGAGGCGCTGGCAGACGGGCCGACGGACGAGACGCATTCGGGTGGCACGCATCCAGGTGGCACGTACCCGGGCGGCGACGCGCGTTCCGGGGGTCGGCACTCGGCCGAGACCGTCGTGGGAGCCGGTGCCAGCTACGGCTCGATGGGGGGCGAGGGCGGCTACCGGCGTTTCGACGGCACCGATGAGGACGACGAGGGGTGGCCGGGATCGGCGTCGCCGGACGGCCCCCGCCTCGGCGGCAGTGGTTCGGCACCGCGGGGCGCCCAGGGACGGGGCCCCGAAGCAGGTTCCGGTGACCGGTTCGGACTTGTTCGCGACCCATTGCGGAGTGCGCAGGGCTGAGTAAAGATGGATTTTGTGTTTGAAATGTTCGGCGGCTCGGTCGCGTCTGATGGCTCGGTCGTGTCTGGTGGTTCTGTCGTGTCTGGCGGTTCTGTCGGTCGGTGAGAGCCGCACTCGGCCGGGATTGGTGGGTCGCATGTATGCGGACGGCTCGGGGTTCGGCAATCCTGGCCACCAGGAGCAGGGATATCAGGTCGTCTCCGTCAGCCTGCCGAGCGACCTGCTGGACGTCGTGTTGCGCCGGGTGGGTCCGAACGGGCTGTCGGCGTATGTCACGCAGGCCCTGTGGCGGCAGGAGCCGCGGGCGTCCCTGATTGATTTCCACCGCTGGACCGCGGCGCTCGGCCGAGTGGCGCTGGAGCAGGATCAGGCTCGGGCCGAGCCGCCTGCCCTGCACTGACTCGCTGCCACCGCAGTGGCGTGGACGGCCGGGCGCCCGGGCGATCGGGGGGTGAACCCGGGCGGCCGGCCACGACGACTATCTCACGCACGGCATCTGGAGAGTTACCAAGAGTTTCTGAAAGTGTGCATCGCGTGAGCGGCTCTACGGATAGAGCTGCATTCGCGGCGGCTCGCCCCTTCTGATCTGGTATGGCGCCGCGATGGTTCCGCGGTGCCGGCCCCTGCGCTGTTGGCCTTCAGGAACCGGCACCCGGTGTGCGGCGACACGCGACGGGCTCCCGCGCCTCAGAGCCCCAGCGCTTCGGAGCCCAGTGCCGTGGTGCCCTGGTGGGCGCCGACGGTGGGCGTGAAGCGATCGATGGCCTTGCGGACCCGGGAGTTGGCCTGTGCGAAGCTGATCTTCCCGTCGACGTAGGCGGCGAGGGCTGTGCGCCGCACCCGCTCCACACGTGGATCGGGCAGAGGAGTGTTCAGCAGGTTGGTCGTGGCGGTGGCCACGGCAATCACCTCCCGGTACCAGGGGAACAGGCGGACTACTACGAAAACCGCGGCGGAGTGGACACCCCGATCGACCGGACCCGGACTCACCGGAACCCGGTGGAGACGCGACTACGGCGGCGCGAGGCGGTGGGCGGACGGCCCGGACCGCGCGCCGCTACGAGGAAAAGGGCGTGACGGTCTGGCTAGCGCCGCAGTCGGGCCGGTGCGCGTTCGGTGGCCTTCACGGGATCGCTCCTCCGCTACGAGATGGGCGCCGTGGTGGAGCTGAGCCCATCGAGCGGAGCCCATCCTCAACGCTACATAGCCGCAACATTTGTCACCTTCAGTCAATGATGACCGGGTGAACATCTACAGAGTGCGTGACGGTGGCCGGTTACGCAAGAGGCGATGAACGACCGGCTGCGTCCTCGTGGCGGTGTTGCCCGGTGCGGGACACTCCGGCCTCAGCCAGCCCGGGCACCCGCGTGCGATGCAGGTCGAAGCGGCGGTTTCCGCGGGGCCGGCTGCCGGCGGGCCGTCGGCAGCCGCGAACCGCCGGGGCCGTCGAGGTACCGGCCGGTGTGCCCGTCGCCGGTCGGGCGTCGGGCGAGCGCTCCTCAGGGGCGGTTGATGGTCGTGACTGTGCGTAGGGCCGGCGGGTCGTCGAACTGGCCGTCCCGGACGCCGGCGAGGAAGGCGCCCCATTCGGCGCCGCTGAAGAGGAGGATCGCGCCGAGGGGAGCCTTCGAGTCGCGGACGGCGACGCCGCCGTCGATGTGCGCCACCTCCACGCACATCCCACCCTCGCCTCCGCTGTGGCGGCTCCTGATCCATTCCAGCGTCGCCGGGTCCGCCACTGTCGGTTTTCTGGACGTATTCACCGAAAATCCTCCGAAGCGTCAGAAATCAGGACCAAGGAGTCCGCCGGGCTCAGTGCGGACGCCATCAGATGATCGAGCCTGACTCTATAGCGGCGAATTTCGGAAGGGCGTTCGAGGTAGAGGCTTCCAGCCCCTTTCTCTATATAGACCACATCGTGATCCGTCTCATCCGCAAAGCTCAGAACGGAGAACGTGCTGCCCAGCCCGGCATGTGCCCCGACAGCGAAGGGAAGTACCTGAACGGTGACA encodes:
- a CDS encoding NAD-dependent epimerase/dehydratase family protein, producing MRIAVTGGSGFIGGHVVDRLLDAGHEVLSLDLATCSRPDPRAVYREIDVLDLEALTDAFAGVEVVFHIAGMSNVDFAFADPVRTVRLNVEGTGKVCEAARHAGVRRVIFASTVWVYGAAADPVDLADVSDPSGGRIPPPSPHSDGPEPDPLTEDAQIVLARAGHVYTSTKLAAELLLQSYLQTYGLAFTILRYGIPYGPGMRDELVLARFVNNAMAGRPLTVAGDGRQFRKYVYVRDLADAHVLALADAAENTTIALEGNERVSVLEMAQAVQAYFPSVAIERIPARPGDFRGREISAQRAADLLGWRPTTPFRDGVRQYIEWYQANRQPPAAAAPSVGDLGVSAASSE
- a CDS encoding glycosyl hydrolase; the protein is MDEISGTVNETLAESGAESRRGNVLLLSGSLGMGHDVMAEACTTSLERRGFTTRTADSLRMTDGRNGALGQNVFRGLIAIPGVYDALHFSQLRTGGRVARAIEQTSSRFLVPRLREDLQAQPVDMVISIFASAAAAVSRLKPEFPGLVTAVFSSDCCVHRIWVQENTDLFLVTSQTAARYVRRFSPQARVAVVPTPVRTPFYDPPTQEEARGSLGIPLESRCVLLMSGSWGLGPLVEAAEALAAAGVWVLAVAGRNEKLAGQLAALAERDHRVIPFGFTNRIPELMAASNLVVTSSGDTCSEARVIGRDLLLMDVVPGHGRDNLQKELDRGHAEVTSTDSLSLTRSALACLDRVKPPSERVVGTPQAWEQAFGAALAQVGLGANW
- a CDS encoding DUF397 domain-containing protein, producing the protein MNTSRKPTVADPATLEWIRSRHSGGEGGMCVEVAHIDGGVAVRDSKAPLGAILLFSGAEWGAFLAGVRDGQFDDPPALRTVTTINRP